The Onthophagus taurus isolate NC chromosome 6, IU_Otau_3.0, whole genome shotgun sequence region GCAATAAATTGAAATCGCTTTTCTAATTCCATAAAGTTAAACGTTTTTAATCTAACTCGTGTTCGCGAATTaaggaaataaattaaactgtaaacattaaaaatttatgtatttgagaaaaaaatcaataagtTGGTTCACCTTGATTGTTTGTAATACTTCACCTTGACAGTGATACACCTGCGTAGTTGTCGTAGGTCGGATTTTATTGTATGTTTTCTATATCTTAAAGATAATATGATAtgataaattaattgtataaattcttaattcaaactttaatttctcTTTGAAGTTTTGTTTCATCCCATGGTGGCGTTGCACTAATTATCAAAAACGCTTCAGGGAAAAAATTAACTGCAAAATCTGGATTTTCTTCAGTACAATTATTTTTCAGCATTTCTCAAATTAATGGTTTTCTgcaaaaagtacttttttctaaaaacgcAGCATCAATAGTACATTTTTCCATCGTAGTATGGCAACACTGTATTTGCAAGGAATGATCAGCAATGTTTAATTCTTGCCAAGACATCccttattagaaaatatttgaacatttcttaactttgaagGCCCATATCTAAgccatttatgggtttagatcaaaaaattttacacgaatcgtcattATTTGCACTCTGGTATTTGTGATTAagtatgccacgacttacagaaaaaTCATCGTTTGATAAACGATCATCGGCTGAGACTAGACTTGACACGTCTAAAACAAAACGGATATTGGAAACAGCAGAAATGAAGATACTTCGCAAAATAAGAATAGAAGACATAAGAACATTATGTagaatgaaaaatattattaattggaCATAACCGTAAGAATATGGGACAAAATAGACTAGTAAAAAGGGTCAAGGATAAATCGCCGGTAGGTAAACAAAGTCTAGGACGACCAAGGAAAAGATGAAACGAGAATTTGCGCACAGAATAGAGTGGAGAAAGAAGAAGGAGCTTTCTTCAAGGtcacattattttaaatctaaaatttagatttaaaataatgtgaCCTTGACTGTTAGGATTTAATCCTAACAGCACTAGATAAAGTAAAAGAGGTTCACTTggatttttcttatttctgaCAACTTTCCACAAAGTTATTTATCGACGTATAATTATCGAAGGTAACCTTTATTTTACTTTCAAGAGAAGATCATCTCCCTGTCGCGAAAGAGGGTATACTTTATTTGCAAAACTATATTGCAGCATTTGTGTAACTTggtatttattaattagtatTATTACAATGATGTAATTTTGTTCAACTATTTActtcgaaaattatttattattattttaaagttgagCAAGACTTGcataaatttttgcaataattatacattcaaaaaataaaaggatatttttttatctctcataaatgttgtttattttaaatctttacatAATCAAAAGCACGCATGGCAAATTAAAGGTTCcaagaaaaaatcataaactattaggaaactttaaaaacatCTTCAATCAAAAGATGCTGTAATccaaatataaaattgtacACAAACCTTAcgttgtttttatcaaaaattatatactTTAAACATCAGTTTActtaaccaaaaataaaaaattataaactcaCGTCACGCAATTACCTCGTTCTAGATAGCACGtacacaaaaaatattacatgAAAGATATTAACTATGTAAATTAAGTTaccattattaattaatgttaactTATAAATCTAAAGTTTAAGTAACAAGAAAGCTTAAAGcgttaagcaaaaaaaaactagaatTCCAAagagattaaataaatacctTAAAGATAAAGTTAAATCTAGCTGGGATTTAAGTTAAAGCCCAATTGAATCGtatgtaaatataaaactgACACCGACGCGAAGTTTTAATACTTGATAAGACGCCGATAACGTTACAATTGCAATTTCCGTGAAAATGCCTCAAAAAATCCGACGTAGAAACaccaaaaaagatttaaagcTAACAATAAGTTCTGAAACGTGTCTAAAACTATTAACctattttatcgattttttttactaGCTGGCAAAACTTAGACCCTGCGCGATCAGCAAAATGCAACATGTGCATTTGAGAGAGCCCGGTACCACTTTGGGCGTGACATTCTACCCcactaattaattaacaactaaaagaaaacattaacaacatttcatttctcattattttttgcattaaattatttttaattaaaagaattttcttaCCTAAATTGTACACAAACGGTTCTTAGTGGAATGAGGAAAGGgtattttttgaatgaaattcTCCGGTAGAAGCCCCAAGGTAGATCTAATAATAGTCCTAGTGCAGGTTTCTCGACGATATTCAATTCAGAATCGAATCGAATGCACTTTTTCGTAAACAGCACCTCCTGCAACGCAGAACACTAGCTGGAAATTGAATAAGCCACCAAACGTACGCCGAATTCTATATTTATCGAATTTCGCACCATCTCACTTTGACAGATTGacgttttgaggttatctttcttttcaaataataagttttgttACTTCACAAATAGATGGCGCTTATCGCTGTCATTTTAACAACTTTAAATtagactttatttttaaagttaaattggAAATAAATGATGAAACATATTTCATGTATCCACTTAGTTTATTCATttcaatcaatatttaaaaactaagTTATATACAAGTAACGtggtaaattttaaactaTACTCTTAATTGTTATTGTAGAACACcacatttatttcttaaacaataaaaatatacagtcCGCAATCACTCTTAGATTTCTTTCTCTAcgtttataaatcatttttaacaaaataattaaaagaaaccaCAAAGCAAAATAACTgttgatgtaaaaaaattgaaaaaatgtcACAAAACGTGCATCTAGGGCATGTAAACTGACTTACAATATACAATTGGAACGCAAACGATTATTtaacgaaaaacaaaaatataaattgggGCACCGCGTACGAATACTTAAACGTAAAAAGGATGATGAGTCGGAAATCTATAATATATGAAGTATGGTCGATGATGAAGTATTATTaatcttcaaatttaattgaattaacgGAAACATCAATTGTACCCCCTCTGTAAGAGCCGCGCTTCTTTTTCGTCTTCTCGTGCCTAAAAGATTTCCCCCTTGTTTGTTTGAGATCGTAGTTGGCTTGTTCACCCCAAGATCCTCGTGAATTTctctataataattaaaatgttttctcacatcataaaatttcaaataatttgaattttgacgttcaaacaaatttattaagcaCAGTTTTATAAACCCCGACAGCAAAACGAACACTTacctaaattaaaacaaaattatataaagtaaaaaatttcaCAAAGAAAACCGATTCTAATCGTCGAAGGTGATCTTCTTATTTTGTGGTGCCCCTGTGCTTTGTGAATTTGAACCGAAACCGCCACGACCTCCCCCCCGTCCGCCGCCCCCTCGGCCCCCATCGAATGACTTTCTGAACCCACCCCTTCCGCCTCTATCGCCACCGTCAAACGATTTTCTAAACCCTCCGCGACCTTCCCCATCGAAAGATTTTCTAAATCCACCCCTTCCACCTCCTCTATCGCCATCGAAAGATTTTCTAAACCCTCCCCGGCCGCCACCTTCACCATCAAATGAGTTCCTGAACCCTCCCCCACCGCGCCCTCCACGACCTCCTCTGAAATCGCCACCTCCACGACCACCCCTAAAATCGCCACCACCGCGTCCACCCCTTCCTCTAAAACCACCTCTTCCGCGACCGCCGCCTCTTTCGCCATCGAAAGATCTATTAAAACCTCCTCGACTGTAGCGGCTATTCGAACTAAACTCGCCTTCGGTGGTTTCGCTTTCATCCATCTACGCGGGGTAAAAAAAGAATAGAGGATTAGCATACAACAGACAATCAAAAAAGAACTTATTTTAAGAagtaatttagaaaaattaacagAACGAAGAAgcattgaattttttttttgtttaaaaagtgtAACGTGGAAGCTTTTTGTTGTCCGTTATACGCCATCCTTTGGGGAAGGATTCTAAGCCTGCACGTTACCTTTGCATCAAATGAATTGTCGTGGAGCCTTGGGTCGACGAAAACCTTTTCTTCTTGTACGCGTCGGAATGGAGTGTTTACTCTCTGTATATTTGaaacataaaaagataaaaaatgaggttaaagtttttttctctttaaaaattttaaaaaaatgcaatGCTTCTTTTGTATCATTCATTTTTCGATTGTATTGAATTGaactttgttattaaaatatataacaaaccTTACCAACCTGAAGTATGGTTAAAGCTGTAAAAAAAGTTCTCATGAACATGTGTCTAAACTggttctttaaaaaatttcgcACGAATTCTAAAATTGTgattaatcaataataatttttattaaaattcaaaaaggaGAAACTTGTTTGATCCCGTTAACAACTCAAAGAGTTATTCAAGACAGAGTGAAACaagtcaaaataaaaaatgtagctCAAATCTAAGCTGTGTTGGGCAAGAGCACTCTTTTACAGATTATAATGTCGCTCTTATATTGATTAATGTAGTTTTCAAAATGTAACAATGTTAGTATGTTAGATTTATTTGGATCTGAAGAAATGTAAAAGTTATAGCGCAGGAGTTATGACGAAATAtccagaaacaaaaaaatgccATAAAGAAACAAGCTGAAAAATCCAGAATGAAAGAAGCTGGAAATAAGATGTAAATGGAGATACAAAATAGGAACTAAAAAATATCACATAAAAGGAAACAAAGAAGTCAGAAACAAACGCAGAATCAAACCATAAACTAGAAAGATACCAGATAAAGAGACAGGGAGATCAACAAAAGAAACTGGAAGCAAGACAGAAAAAACCATGTTAAAGAGAAAATGAGATATTgccattttgaacattttcttCTGGGTTTGAGTATGTTGGATTTAGTTGGATCTgaagaaatgtaaaatttatagCGCAGGAGTTAAGACGAAATATCCAGAAAGAAGAAAGACGCCATAAAGAAACAACCTgaaaaaatccaaaatgaAAGATCTGGAAATAAGATGTAAATGGAGATACAAAATaggaactaaaaaaatatcaaataaaggGAAACAAAGAAGCCAGAAACAAACGCAGAATCAAACCATAAACTAGAAAGATACCAGATATAGAGACAAGGAGATCAATAAAGCAAACTGGAAGCAAGGCAGAAGAACCCATGTTCAAGAGTTGTTCCCATAGCTCAAAGAGTTATTCACAACAGtgtgaaacaataaaaaaatcttataaaaaaagtctTGCTGCTGTAATTTATCAATTAACCTAGCTTTCAAAATGTAACACTGTTTTTGTCAGACAATTAATTGTtaagaaacaaaaagttaatatctaATTAAAGCATAACTTGTTTAGGAAGCATTTTTAGACACatgtttataaaacattttttacaattttgttcAATACATCACATTGATGAAGTTTggccaagcaattcaaatacacatgtataaaaatgtataatctataaaaaaaaactaaattacgTCTTACATTAGTTAGgactcattttattttatgaaatactTTACCTGATTTCCATTTGTAAAACTcatatttttctgttttttcaCCAAAGGTATCGATTCTGTCGTATCTTGCTCATCATCAGCTTTACGTTTCTTCACTTCCTTCGGTTTCTCGTCTTCATCATCATCTGATTCTTCAGAAGATGATTCTTTATTAGCAGCaaccttaataaaatttaaaaaaattaaatatttcaaaatttttttctttattttattttttaccttTTTAGGTGCTGGTGTGGATGGAGCAGATTTTTTAACTACTTTAGTTTCTTCTTCATCGCTATCATCTTCCTCAGAGGATGAAGATTCTtcttttttagtaattttagcGTTTGCTTTTATTGTAGGTACAGGTTTCGATGGTGCTTTAGGTTTTTCATCTTCCTCACTGCTATCATCAGAGctgtcttcttcttctttctttttttgtgcTACAACAGGTTTTGCAGGAGTTTTTTTAGTAACTTCTTCTTCAGATGAACTATCATCGCTACTGCTTTCTTTTTTAGCTTTAGCTATGGGTGTAGCTTTAGCAGCTGGTTTGACTAAGGCAGGTTTTTTCTTAGCCGGTTCATCTTCATCACTATCAGATTCAGAGTCTGATGATTCTTGTTTCTTTTGTGGTGTTGGTTTAGGTGCTTGTTTAATTGGTTTTTTGACtggttcttcttcttcagAGCTTGAATCTTCCGAGTCATCTTTTTTTGCTGGTTGTTTTTGTTGTACTACAGGTTTTTTTACGGCGGTTGTTTTACTGTCTTCTTCTGAAGATGAATCTTCTGATGAAGAGTCAGGATTCTTTTGCACGGGTGCTTTAACTGTAGTAATTGTTTTAGCTGGAGGCTtagtttcttcttcttctgatGAGTCATCAgaagaactttcttttttctttgttactGTTTTACTAGGAGGCGTTTTAGCTGTTATTTTAGGAGGAACCTTAACAGTTTCTTCTTCACTGTCGGAATCATCCGATGATgattcttttttcttaatcgGAGCTTTCTTTGGAGGtgcaacaacttttttacttttatcatCTGAAGAATCCTCTTCAGAACTTGAAgattcctttttctttttaggttGCTCTACAGGTTTCTTTTTAGGAGGTTCTTCTTCGCTTGACGAGTCATCTGAGCTTTCTTGTTTTTTAACCGCTTTATTTTGGGCTGGTTTTGCACCTAAAGACGCAGCAATTGCagcaattttttgatttttgggCTTTTCATCCACAGAACTTGAATCTTCCGTACTGCTTTTCGCTTTTTTAGTTGTTGCTGGTGCTTTTGCTTTTCCATTTACTATAGGTTTCTGTTGTTTCTTAGCTGGGGCTTCATCGCTACTACTACTTTCCTCGCTACTCTCTTCTAATCTTAACTTTTTAGCATTTGgattatttgaaatataataaGATACTATGTCGTTTAATAACGGGGAGCCTTTCAATAAATTCGgctgaaaaacataaaataacaatcaGAACGTGTTCAACAaatttgtcaaagttatatATCGATGTTTTTGAAGCGAACACGAGCACGTGGTGGTTAATTCCGGGCGCGTTGTGATTGTATTTATCGAAAACGCGGACGTAACGAACATAATggattgtaataaataatgggTTAACTTACGGACTTTGTTTTCTTCTGGTAGGAATTCGCCAGAACTTGGtccttcttttttaaaaagtcgaAAACGAGAGCGGAGGCAAAAACGTTTGCGTTGTCAGCCATTTTTGCGGTGTAAAGGACCGAGCGGCGTGAGTTTAGTCGCGAGATCGAGGCGACCGCGCATGCGTCACATTTCAAACTTGACGACAAAACGATTGATACCAACattacaaaattcaaaattttcattttaaccacgtgtttattattttatacgttaaacttaattaattataaaaactattttaaattaactaactAAGATTAATTGAGTGAAATAactatttaattcttttatttagaaacatttttaattatttttcaagataTGTATGATATTTGGGTTGCATATATCTCATctcttcattttcttcaattatgatatcaaatataaattataatgtaaTCAATATATTACTTAAATAACAACAAATGTATCTTTCTGTATAAGTAGTTTAGGTTAAACAAGtaataattattcattttattactACCTGTATCCATTCTGAACTTGACTGAAGGTGTATGTGGGAAATATcacaacaaaatattttttttatgtttgagATAACTTAATGAGCTTTATAGTAAAGACTAATTTATCATATAAGCAATAATCTACTTTTAAAAGGATTTAATATCATCTTATCCATTAAGGAGGTACCaggtttaaataataaaatttttcctttctgcttattaaataattagcaGAGGTTTCACATTCGATTACTCTTAGTGCTTTTCATCATGAAAAGCTGTTAAAAGATACAGTTCTTGAAGTTATAAAGCCAATCTATAATGTTTTGACATTtgaacttttgctccaaaacaTTTTGTGCATGTTGGTGTTAAGACTATAGAAATTGCAACTTTTTTGGCAAGttccatttttaaagatttcttaCTAATTTTATCCATCATGGATACAAAGAGCCTAAGAAACTtaacaaatatgtttttaGATCATTTTGTTATTCAACAGGatattaatgaataaaataatcatCTAAGCTTGTTTTGAACTGGTTTCTTGAAAAGCTACCTTTTTCTCTTACAATTAACTAActtgttttaaaaagaaagtacatttcagatattaaagattaagaCAGGTTTAAGAAGCATAACAAGAtatattagttttaattataaatgtaaTTTGCTATCtcatataaattaaactttatacaTTATAAGAATTAATGAGtgtaataagaaaagaaaggTGTTTGATCTGATGAGATGGTTGATCTTTGAAGATGTCTTGTGAGCGCAACTGTGGTTACCACCTGATGTACTAAATACTCCTTCCAGGTAAGCGTTATATCATATCCGTTTACAAGTTCAAGAACGGTGTCGACCAGCACAAACCTGTGGCACACTTTATTTGCTGTTCGACGACGTTCGCGTCGACATCCAACTTCTACCGCACGAGACGAGCCGAAACACAAAAAAACGACTACAGAAACTCGTTCAATACATTTTGAgcgagaaaaatttaaaaagttgtattaaaatgttataaaaatttgaagaaaacttaaaataaagtgatttattttgaataattttgagTGATTTGTtcgaaattgttaaaaaaggaccttaatttaaactttgtaattaaaaaatgaccaCCAAATACTTAATTACGGTAAGTTTTATAAAAGTCTTTTAAATTGTtggattttgtaaaaaatagaaattttaatttaatttgtgcCCAACCCATATACGTCCTTCGAGCAACACTGAAATTGTACAGTTATCAACCAGAGGTCAATGATCAAGTGTGGCTCGGGTTGGACGAGCTTTGCCGTCGTTGTCCAATGATTACAACGAAGGAGGATGGTTGATTTTTACgatttaacaatttcaaatcGTCTCGATTTGCAACAGTTTTCACTTTCCTCGATTGTGACCAGGTTAATTAACGTTCGTCGCAACGTTGAAACGCCGTCTTTCAGACGTTTTATTGTTGCCATTGTGACATTTGTGCGTATTGAAGACATTGAAGAGACGTCCTCGACGTCGATTTCTTGTTATAAACGTAGTTATGCGGCCATCGCGATGAAAGTAGCGAGAATCCCATCTCTTATTTAAATACTATCTAAACTGGGAATAATAAAGTTGTTATAGAAGCAAGGTTAAGTACTTCATACGTTTTTGAATCTTCTTATTAAACGGTTTTTTGAAGTTacagaatatttatttaatgacctagatatattttttgaattccaAGTTTATtccaacaaatttttgaatttgtgaTGTACTAAAAGAAAGTTATTTGAAGAAATAATCCATGATTCATGAAAATGATTCATcaattaaaatcataaatgtGACTTTTATGTTGGTAATATAACTGTACttgttaatttagtttcatTTCTGCTTTCTTAGGAAATGTAtgttcaaaatcaattttaatatcgCTTTCTTTCTTAAAGTAGCTGTTAAATTAGCTATTAAAGTAAactagtaaattaaaaattagagattaaatcataaataattaaaacttagGTTAATCATGGACTAAATAGtcactaaaactttttatcaaGCTGACAAGTAGTAATATAAAAGTCTCAAAACCATAACATTATAAAAGTTAGTTAGCCATAAAGAAACAACCTGAAAAATCCAGAAAAGATATCAAATAAACAAGCAACAAATGCAAAATCAAACTGTAAACTAGAAAGATACCAGATAAAGAGAAAGGGAGATCAACGAAACAAACTAGAAGTAAGGCAGAAGAAGATGAGATATTGCCTTTATGAATAGTTTCTTCTGGATTTATTTAGTATGTTGGAATTCGTCGGATATGAAAAAAGACAAAATTTATAACGCGGGTTAAGACGAAATAtccagaaataaaaaagacgCCATAAAGAAACAACCTAAAAAAATCCAGAATGAAAGAAGTTGGAAATAAGATGTAAATGGAGATACAAAATaggaactaaaaaaatatcaaataaagaGAAACAAGCAACAAATGCAAAATCAAACTGTAAACTAGAAAGATACTAGATAAAGAGAAAGGGAGAACAACGAAATAAACTGGAAGCAAGACAAAAGAACCCACGTTAAAGAGAAGAAGAGATATTACTTTTCTGCATTTAATTAGTATGACCTGTTAGTAGTTCGGACctgacaaaaaattaaaaatttatagcGCTCGAGTTAAGACGAAatatccagaaagaagacaTACGCCAGAAAAAAGGATATGTCAAAAATCTTTGTCACTTCATGCAGCGAAACGATAATATCATCGTGGTGATCACTAATCCATTCAGTTTCATGATGATAACATTTGCTCTGATGGtttcttattttataattatttcacAACAACTTTTTGAACTTGCATTAATCGTAAAAATGTACTATTACAACTCTATGAATCCTATACTATAAATAGGTTACAATATCAGAATTAACCCTAGCTAAGATTAAGATCTCAAACCACTTCTACTAAAGTTTTCTCGTCTTCTAAGCATAGCCGGTAAAGTTCTATATATTCATAGCTTTGggcataaaaatattaataaacctCTTGCACTTCAATTGCTATATACagatgatttaaatttgtttgcaCTACTTTTCTCACCTGGCGACTGCCCAAGGTTGCGAGACATTGACCCTCTCTTACTTTACTGTAagaataaacattattttacgGTGTTTAATCCGAAAAATATAACGTTATATCTTACAGGTTATTATATACTATActgttgataattttttttttaaactgtgGAGTGATATTTGACAATCTTAAGTTGAGTGATTATCAGTTTTTACAGAGTTACATTGGGTTTAATTTAGTGTAGTCATCTGTCCATCTTCTTATGACAACGATGTCAATAATAAATGTGACTCTTTGGTGTTGTTGGGATTTTTAACTTTTCCCAGGTCCTACAAACTTCTGAACTGTTATCGCAGAAGGATATTTAGCCAGCCTGTCAATGAGATTGCTAACAACTAGAATGCGCCATAAGTCGTTGGACTACTATTGTGTTTGCAGACCTCTTTCAGTGCTATACTGCAATTTTGTACTAGTTCAGAGCTTGTCATTATCCTGCTTaatgttaaatgtcaaattggtGAATCTCTTATACAGTTTAatggaattaataataatgccaCTGGTAAGGTTCGG contains the following coding sequences:
- the LOC111413230 gene encoding nucleolar protein dao-5 isoform X1, with protein sequence MADNANVFASALVFDFLKKKDQVLANSYQKKTKSPNLLKGSPLLNDIVSYYISNNPNAKKLRLEESSEESSSSDEAPAKKQQKPIVNGKAKAPATTKKAKSSTEDSSSVDEKPKNQKIAAIAASLGAKPAQNKAVKKQESSDDSSSEEEPPKKKPVEQPKKKKESSSSEEDSSDDKSKKVVAPPKKAPIKKKESSSDDSDSEEETVKVPPKITAKTPPSKTVTKKKESSSDDSSEEEETKPPAKTITTVKAPVQKNPDSSSEDSSSEEDSKTTAVKKPVVQQKQPAKKDDSEDSSSEEEEPVKKPIKQAPKPTPQKKQESSDSESDSDEDEPAKKKPALVKPAAKATPIAKAKKESSSDDSSSEEEVTKKTPAKPVVAQKKKEEEDSSDDSSEEDEKPKAPSKPVPTIKANAKITKKEESSSSEEDDSDEEETKVVKKSAPSTPAPKKVAANKESSSEESDDDEDEKPKEVKKRKADDEQDTTESIPLVKKQKNMSFTNGNQMDESETTEGEFSSNSRYSRGGFNRSFDGERGGGRGRGGFRGRGGRGGGDFRGGRGGGDFRGGRGGRGGGGFRNSFDGEGGGRGGFRKSFDGDRGGGRGGFRKSFDGEGRGGFRKSFDGGDRGGRGGFRKSFDGGRGGGGRGGGRGGFGSNSQSTGAPQNKKITFDD
- the LOC111413230 gene encoding nucleolar and coiled-body phosphoprotein 1 isoform X2; the protein is MADNANVFASALVFDFLKKKDQVLANSYQKKTKSPNLLKGSPLLNDIVSYYISNNPNAKKLRLEESSEESSSSDEAPAKKQQKPIVNGKAKAPATTKKAKSSTEDSSSVDEKPKNQKIAAIAASLGAKPAQNKAVKKQESSDDSSSEEEPPKKKPVEQPKKKKESSSSEEDSSDDKSKKVVAPPKKAPIKKKESSSDDSDSEEETVKVPPKITAKTPPSKTVTKKKESSSDDSSEEEETKPPAKTITTVKAPVQKNPDSSSEDSSSEEDSKTTAVKKPVVQQKQPAKKDDSEDSSSEEEEPVKKPIKQAPKPTPQKKQESSDSESDSDEDEPAKKKPALVKPAAKATPIAKAKKESSSDDSSSEEEVTKKTPAKPVVAQKKKEEEDSSDDSSEEDEKPKAPSKPVPTIKANAKITKKEESSSSEEDDSDEEETKVVKKSAPSTPAPKKVAANKESSSEESDDDEDEKPKEVKKRKADDEQDTTESIPLVKKQKNMSFTNGNQRVNTPFRRVQEEKVFVDPRLHDNSFDAKRNSRGSWGEQANYDLKQTRGKSFRHEKTKKKRGSYRGGTIDVSVNSIKFED